From the genome of Dermochelys coriacea isolate rDerCor1 chromosome 1, rDerCor1.pri.v4, whole genome shotgun sequence:
CACTACCCATGGCTCAGTTAGTCCTTAGTCTCCTtgatgagactgccaacaaggagACCAACAAATGCCAACTGTGATGATTTTTTCTGAGATGTGGACATCTCTTTACCAGGCCTTGGACTATGATCACTAATTCATTTCCACAGAGTCCCCCAAACAGCCTATGTACTACAAAGAAATTGGAGAATGATTTGTGTGAGGTGACTAGAGGTGAAAAGTTCCCTACTCTGTTCCCAAATCCCCTGAGCCATACAACCCCACAGGTGATACTGCTTGGCCAGAACGGAAATATACATGGTTCACCTCAGTACACAGAACTAACTTCTTCTCAATGCATAAGACAACAGGGCACTGAACTTCCCGGGACCAATGGTCAGTTATGCTACATTGGGAGGACAACAATTCTGAATGCTTTGCAGCAAAAACTGAGTAGATTTGGGCTGTAGTAAATCTTGTGGAACTCACCTACAGGAGTATGAGCATTTCCGGCTGTAGCGGCAGCAGTAAAATTGCCACTCCCGATCGAGCACAGATGGAAAATACTGGCTCTGGAACCCTGCCACTAGTCCATTATTTGAACAGGTCTGATACCtgagagaaggaagggaaaaacaaaagacattaaataatattgtaaagaaaaaagcAGCACTTATATAGCAAtttatatcttcaaagcactgggCAAGGAAACGatacagtgttgccaaccccaaatattcaaaaatcatgaatcaggcaaagattggctttaaaatgttaaattaatgcttctttttctttgcccTCTGGTATTTGAACATTTAGGGttcactggggtcacattttcaagcttttctttgcaatctTGTGGCGTAGAAATTGTCTTTGATTAAAACGAAAGTTGAATTTCTTATGTAACCGcttgaatccaggagctggggtgttaataaaaacatcaaatattgtgtGATAAAGTCCCAAGAGTTGGTAACAGCAATACATTATTTTGCATGCGAGGAAACGGAGACATTCTCTGGGGGGAGATtaaaagacttgcccaaggttttGAGTTTGGATTTGCAAAATGAATTGCTGCTAAATTTACTaaaccactaggctaaaagttatgaggaaaGTCCTCTACCAACAACCTGGGGTTACAAAAAACTCAGTTTTCCTCGTACGGCAGACGATGCCTGAAAATCCTATGGTATGATACTACCACAAATGTCCCTCTTCAGAGCCAATTTATAAAGGATGGATTCACACATCATGGAGATGGCAGCCATGACAAACTGACTCAGTAGGAACAGCACCACActgttaaatattaaatatttttcatattccaTGCAAAATTTCCTCCAAGTGGAGCAGCAGGACAGAAGTGCATGTCTGCTGGTTTTGCTGATGCAGTCCTTGTTTTACAGAAAGCCTTTACCTGAGCAATAAAGCCCAACATCATTATTTATCAGCCCATTAAGGACAAGAAGGGAAGGGTAAGTGCTTGAGGCAAAGCTGAAAGTAGTTAAAGCACTTCAGCTCAGGCCAAGGGAGGCCCTCACACTGTCCAGCTCCACTGAGGTCTTGCAACTTCCTGCCATCTGCTTCTGCCAGGGTTTCAAGGAAACTCCACCATCCATTTCCTCCAGGGCCTTAGGAATCCTGTCACCCACTTCCCCGTGGCCATAGGCAACCCTGCTGTCCAATTTGGCTCATACCACTAGCAACCCTTTTTCCCTCACATGAGCTACTGGCAGTGACCCATTCCTTTCCCACACAGCATCTCtgccctttggggaggctagtgcctcttccccatggcctcacTCCTTGTTGAGGTTGACTAATGAGGACTATACACAAACCTAAGCAGCCCTGCTTCCATTTCCATCtatgcaaatagtcccactggATTCAATACAGTGGATCTGTGTAAACATGCTCCCTGCTAtccctttaaaataaacctaCAACTGTAAGGAAAAACAGCTTGTTTATGGCATCTAGCATAAATGGGAACATGTGGAAAGGGCAGTCTAAAAAGCAGGCAGCCTGATTCCCAGGTTTGTGTAATGTTTCCCCAGTGTTGATCATAGAGTCTGCACAAAAACAGTCCTCCACAAATATACTGGGCTGTGCTGCCAACATGTTAACAGGCAACTCCCACACACATTTGCTTCTAATCTGTGCCCCAGggatgtgtgtgagtgtgtgagtgagagagagaatgattcaGAGACTGCAGAATCTATTTTCCCCACTTCCAGCAAAACACTTTCTTAGAATCCTAACCAAGGAAAAAAGGCAACAAACTTGCATTAAACTGCACTTTGTTAGAAAAGTTTATACATTGTGCCTGAAAAATAAACAGAGTTTTTTGAGGGTAGGGCACAGCATTCGTTTATGTAAtaaggagaggggctggggaatgAAGACCTCACAAAGGGACATCCTCTCTTGCGCAAGAGttgtttgtttggttattttaatCCATGCCATTTCATGCAATTTGGTTCATTCCATCCACAGTTGCTCttcctaaatatatatttttaaatagtctctggCAGAGATAATTGAGCAGCAGCCACAGAAGAAGTGAACTTCACCAGAGGCAGAGAAATCCCCAACCCCTTCCTTCATTCAGGTGGAAAAGTTTTAAACCTGAACTCCCAGGGCCCCCTCCATTGTAGAAGGAATGGGATAGACATAAATTACCCTTCCTTGGATTACACATCCCTGTTCAAAATGTGTCACTGTGTAGCTGCCACAATGAAGCCATAATTAACAGGGCGTAGCTTATTAATTACTAGAAACTGACACAGTCCCCCAGACCTCCAATCCCCACCGCTGCCTACCTACCAgtcattaagggccagattctgctgcccTAATGAGTAGTATCTTGTTCCCCAAACAGTCTCTGAGAAGCCAGTGGAGACACTTGTGAAGTAAGGGTGCTACTCAGCATGACTAAAGGTGTCAGAATCTCTCCCTTCATaaataggccccaattcagctaAGTCCTTAAacacgtgcttaattttaaacacattcaTAGATTCAGAAGTCAGAAGGGACTAGTCTGACATCTTATAAATCTAGTCTGACATATTATaaatcacaggccacagaatttcatccagttactcctgtactgagcccaCATGCTTATTCAGCAATATGTTTAAGCCCATTTCTATTCAGTAGAGCCCATAAACATATACCTaactgtaagcacatgcttatgctCATCTCctaatcagcaaagcacttaaagttaagcctgtACTTAAGTGAACACATGCTGAATCAGGGTCATAATGGTGAAAAGTCGTAATATTTCTTCCTCTCTGAGTTTACATCCCCACTCCATTTTCTctctaatgttttttttttttcaaaataatgtcTCTTAGGTTTATTTCTGCTTTGAAAACTGCACAATATACAGAGATGGTAATTAGTTAAAAACACACAACTATACAGTACCAAGTCATTGGTCAAAGGTCTCTTTTTGGTGTTTCCGCCAGACTGAGGTTTCTGATGCATGTTTTAGACAAGATAGCCTGCaattggagagaattcagaggagagcagcaaaaatgatcaaaggttgaTTAAAGAGCTGGGAAAATTAGACCTCTAAGCAAATGGAGAACATGTTCAGGCTGAAAGcaaagaggcagagtgggggcatggcaactgtgacagatattgcaattgTACATTAATATCTGTGGGGCccatattgtattaagtttatgtatcaccATGAGGCAGGGATTGTGTGCAACTCTGGGGAGCAAGGTGAGTGTGGGGGAAGCGGGCGAGTTTATCACAGCTCCTCCAGAACCAAAAACAGTGAGGTGTGATTACTGAgtaaacacctccagagaggtaccaacCATGGGTAGGcctgcatatactggttcaaactgggttttctagagaccaacagacaaagacagggcttttggcataaaaaggctgcatttaaactgactcagggctttccttctgatccagcaaacgggCAGAACCTTCTCTCTAAGGGCCCCAACCCTTGTAGAAGAATTGAAAAGACTTTGggaagactgatgggtgacctctggtaagcttttagcgtTTGCATAGGAACTTTTactgtttttatatgttttctctgtgatgcttttaccttaagaataaatgtgcttggtcagaaagagctgtgtggtaacttgtaacagtttgaaaaacactgttcatagccttcagagagaaagcagtgcacaggtgctggccttttaggcagactggcttgcttgGGATATCTCAGTGTAAGGCAAGGAGCTGTGTAGCCTTAAAACCCCTGCTCCGAAGGAAGAGAGACATacgtctctgcccaagagaggtgatggctgggagccagaaacctGAAGTGGTAGCCTCAAGGGACCACAGAGGGGAATACAGGTACAGATACCCTGAAACTGTAACAACAACCACCTGCTAATATGCTAAAGGGACGTCATGCAGACAATACATTTATTCTCATTAGTCagtgaaggcaggacaagaagtaacaggcatcgactgcagcagggaaaatgtAGATTAAATATTAGGAAGAATTTTGCAGCTTTATGTTTGTCAATGGAGCTGGCTGCCAATGGAGGCTATGGAATCTCTGTTGTTGGTGATATGCCAAGTGAGGCCAGCCATCCACCAGTCAGGGCTGATGTAAGGATAATAAAATCCATCCCGCCACAATGAGAAATGGATTAGATAATCCAGCAAAGATTGTTGCCAACTGAAATTAATCTAATTTGTCACTCACAAGCAGAACTGATCAATCAGGAGGCCAAAAAAGATACAGAGATGGCCAGAAAGATACCCACCATACTACAGATTATTATTCATATTTGTGTTCCTACACAGTTCCTGAATGGATGTATTTTCAGTATAGTGTCAGGCACtcaaataccatggtgatgagcctGGTAGAGAGCTGGAAAAGAGAggcagataaataaataaagaaaatacagaaggattagattttcaaaagccctaaGAAAGTGACATAGGAACACAAGTCCCAACGACTTTCAGtggtcacttaggtgcttttaaaaatcccacttgaAATAGATCCATATAGGAAAAGAGAAAATGCTCAATATAGAGATAAGATAAACAGAACAGACAGATAAAAGAGTTAGACAGGACAGGTTAGTTAAGAGAGTAGCATCCAAAATAGATAAGACCAACAAATGGAAAAGatagttaaataaaatatccaagataaataaataatggcGAGAAAAAGATAGGTaaacacagaaaaagagagagagagaaatatctaAGATAGATAATTCATAGAAAaaaagagatgagagagagaaaagaaagagaagagaaagaaagtgtGAGAGACAAAGTAGAAAGATCTAAGAGATGAGAAAGAAATAAGGCATAGATGATATGCAGAGGATATAGACTTCCTAAGTACATATAGTTCTGATGATGAATGTCGCTAGATGGTTCAGATGGCATAAGAAACATTTTGTGTAGAATTACACAATATCCTGTTTGTGAGAAATGACTTCAGCAATTACTTTCAAGGATTGtttgagaagaaaaaaagttttctttatttttaaacaatagaaaGAACTCATTCAAAATTATTATGTAATAAATGAAAATTGCATCAAAGTATTAAAAGGACTGTGTAATACAACATAACCAGAATGATCTCAATCTCTTGCTTATCCttccatctctgtctccttcctaccccttcctttttcttttcagtctTATTCCAAAGTGAGTATAAAGAGTCAATTTTGTTCTTAGCAATTGCATCAGCCATAGGAACTTATCACAGGGTGAACTGAGGAGCATTCAGAACACGACTCAAACCCCTTGAAAATCAAGGgtttcacatttcattttgaatttttgaaaaatttcctgtTTCATGCAAAATCTGCAAAAGTTTGTGTTCTTTGgctcaaaaaaaaattcagtaatcTAAAATGTCTGAAATTTTTAAACTGAATACATGAACATTTTCAACATGTGTCTGTTTTCCATTTCATGAAAACATCATGAGAAAATGAAATTTGGGGATCATGTAATGCCCCAGAATGAAATGCCATAGATAGTCTCATGAAACTTtgccacccacccccaaaatctGATCATTTCTATAAAGTCCTTCTCAGAAGCACAGTAGTGTATATGCATGTTACATATGAACTACAGCGGATTATATTAGGCTTTACATAACATGCTACATCATTATCATATAATTAATATTCACTATCATCATCATAGATTAGCATGCATTTTTGGCCCCTGTAACACTGATGTGAGTAGTAAACAGTGCCGTACTGGGCCCAAGCCAAAGTCTTCAGCAACAAAAATATATAGAGAAAAAACAATATTAAGCTGGGAAGGAGCTTTTTCTAATGATTAGAGTTGGAGATTGGTAGTCAGGAATTTTGGGTTCTGATCACAGCTCAGTTACTGATTCCTCGTTtagccctgggcaagtcacatcccctctctgtgtctcagagtagcagccgtgttagtctgtattcacaaaaaagaaaaggagtacttgtggcatcttaaagactaacaaatttatttgagcataagctttcgtgagctacagctcacttcattggatgaagtgagctgtagctcacgaaagcttatgctcaaataaatttgttactctctaaggtgccacaagtactccttttcttctctgtgtttcagtttccccatctgtaaaatcaacAGCAACAATACCAAACCACCTCAGAGGTGAGGTTGTGAGGCTAAATCACTTAATGTTCGCAAAGTGCATTGGACTCCTCCAGTGggaaagtgctatagaagtgTAATGTAGGACCATTATCACATCAGTATGCATCATTACTAATTTGACTAAGACAGTCATTTGTAATGGCTAAGCAGATAATTAATGTGCACTTGTACTATCACCACTGTGCTAATATGCACCCTTCGACTTTGGCCATTgcaatttctctttcaaaagatAGTTTAACAGTATCCTACCATTGCATTCCAGCTCTGTTGATCTCTTCCCACCAGCATTCTGTTGGTTCCCCAAGACTCTGGGGCGTAGGCATGCATGCATAGTTCCACAGTCTGTCAGAGCCTTCCTTCTTGCTGAAAGTGCTCCTTACCGCCACTATCACCTGGCCATGCGGGCATTGGAAGTTGAAGCCCTGACGATACACATTGACCCACTCATCATTACCCCCGTAGTCATAGGGTTGATAGTTATAATCCCCATACTGGCCCCAAGCCACCGTCACCAGTGGTAGGAATACACAGAGAAGAACAAGGTCCATGTTGAATATGTTTCTGGTTTAGAAATGCCCCACTGGTTTGTTGTGCTGGCCCTTTTATATTGCCTCCAACATGTGGCTTCCAGATGTTTCATATCGAGATCCAAGTGCAATGTGTCATTGTTTAGCAAAAATTCTCTGACCTAAAATATTGGCTACAGACACTTTCAATTACTTTTAAGGTGGAACTCTGCAAGCATAGTAGTGCTTAGGAACATAGGAGCTGGAATTTCCCAGGAGTGTGAACTTCTCCAATCCCTTACTGTAAAACTACTGTCTATAAAGGTTGTACATATACATCACACATGGATAATACATAAGCTGCAGCAACCCATTGTGCAATAGTTaggttgaaaaacagtttcatttgAAATTCAAGCTCTATTACATATGGACAGAATTTGGTGAAATGTTGATCTTTAGGTTGCAATTTTCCATTCTTGGCATTTGTCCATCTTTTTTCATCTTGAACAAAAATGGGTCTATTATTTTTGAGTGAGAAGGAAGTGGGGGAAAATATACTTTTCCCATTATAAAAATATCCTTTAGACTTTTTGGAGCCCAAGTGACTTTTGGTTGATTGTCCTGATCTAGCATGGGGATGGCCCTCATTGAGGAGCAGAGCACAAGCTGTTTCAAGAGGAAAGTGATTTTGCAATGACTGAATTAAGAGCATTTGAAAATGACATATGCCGCGCGTTCAGCAGATATTGTTGCTAAGGTCATTAAGTGTACTCCTAGGCCCTGATTCGGGAAACCATCCGCATTCAGGAAACCACTTAAGCAACGGTTTTACTTTAAGTATGTGCTAAAGTCTTATAGAAGCCAAGGAGGCTTAAGCATGAATTTAAGGTTAATCATGTGCCTAAAGGCTTTTCTGAATCAGAGCACTAAGGAATGATTCACTGGAGGCATGGGGGCCTAAGCTGACTTTATAGTGAACTGGCTCCAGAATCACTGTCTGCAGAGCCGCCTTAGTCTCCAAGTGAGAGGATCCAAATGACAAAGATCCCCACATGTCCCTGCCTGCCCATTCACTGCATATCATGCAGATCTTAAAACATCCAtgtgcccccatccccagctgctgCTATTCCCAGAATTCACAATTAAGCAGACTTGCTGCAGCGAGTGGGCTGGACTTGCTGGAAAAGCCAACTACCTTGTAGAGATCCAAGCTCCATTACAGCAGGGTGACTGCTCTGATGACACTTAGAAGCTCCACAGGGCACATGCCtttgtaacgccaacagaccaaAGTCGTTGGCGGGCAGGATTGAATCTAGAACCTTTGGAGCTTAAAGCATgggcctctactgcatgagctaaaagacaacTGGCTCtaagctaaggctgtagagcagactcatttaactctctctcttaGTGGTCTTTGTGCCATTAGATTGGACAGAACGCTGTGGGTTGCACCTTTACCAGCTGGCCCCAGCTCTCAGAAGCTCCACAGGAATAGAACTCCCCACCTGCACCCATCTTAAAGTGAAGCTTCCAGCCTCTGGATTTTAGGCCTTCTGCAGCAGTAGGGGATCTGGATGACCAGGGTCTTGGAAGAGACATGAAGAGTCCTGGGGATAAAGAAGACACTGTATCCCCATGTACATATGCATTACAGTCAGCTTTAATAATATGATCTCACACTGTTTCTCACAATGCAATAGCATATGACTGACCCCATAGATACATGAGTTCAACATATTGTAGTATTGTGCACTTCTCTGTGTCTGCCTGACAGAGGCTATGAAAATAATCTATAGAAGTACATAGTAAACCGCACATATACAACATATGGAGCTCgaccctcagctggtgaaaatgagtggaacgctattgatttcagcagagcaATGTGGAATTACACCACTTGAGGATATGGCCCATGAAGTACAACATCAAGGAACAGTAGCAAAAAAAGTACATCTCTAGAGGGTTGGAATTaactttcaaaattaaattatttcagtgAATTTATGAATGGGGATTTATGAATGAATCTTACTATGAATACACTATCAAATCAGGAAGCCATCACAGAGTGTTTATTAGATATTTTCTCTGGACTGTGATCCAACCCTATTCCTAACCTAACAGTAGGCTTCCTAATGCAATTAATGCAAAATCCCAGCCTCACCAGCTTCCCATCTGATCCCCACATGCGATTCCCAAGTGTCTATCACTTGGAAACTATGCAGtgctctaagccagtggttctccaCGTTTTCCACAGCAGGACCCCTTCAGgatcaacccctccccccaccctctaaTTAGGTTCTGGTTGGGATCCCTGATCCCATTTAGCAATATGAGCAATGCAGAGTGGGACTCTTGAGGCATCTGAAGCTACCAACAGCATCCCCCGGGTGCCAGACAGGGGAATGTCCACATGTGGACAACTCTGAATAATGAATAAGTAGCTGTGGAGCTGAAGTTGTGCATGGGGCTGGTAACCCCATCATGTCAGAGCAGACTTGCTACAGAAATGAATACCAGAAGCCATCTCGGTGTGCAGCAGGTCAAACAAGAGATCAGCTTCATGTGAAGAACATAACGGTCATTGATCAAACCCATAACAAAGCCCACATGTCAAAAAGTCCCTTGCTCAAGGCCAGATCAGTAATGAAAATCAGATTTTGAAATGGGAGAAAGAAGTTAAATACATCAACATGACAATCAGTAGCCTGAACAAGCCAGCACAAGGCTGAAATAAATGGTAGAAACTGGTGGGGACCCAATGCACCTGAGGGTGcctgaggagaaagaaagaaagaaagaaagaaagaaagaaagaaagaaagaaagaagagtggGACTCCCATGCTGCACCATGGAAATGATTGTGTTGCATTGTGGGAGATGTGATCTGGTAAGGGACGGTCAAAGAGGGGAGAATGGGGCCTTGAGGGATCTGGAaatacagctcccatgaggcaccatggcagtTCAAATAGATTCAGATTAATGTCAATCCAAAACAATATGTTTCATTAtttccaaatcaatttttttctgaacccttAGTTCCATGGAAAGTTTTGGTATTTCGAGTTTTCAcactgatttgggatgaaaataaatattgaagTATCAACATTTCTCATGGCAGGGAAATTCCGTTTCTCAGTCAGCTCTAGGACGAGAACCTTTGTGAAGGGTTAAAAAGAAAAGTCTAAATGTGTGAACTTTCCTTCTGAGTAACACCAATGTTCACTGAGCTCTGAAGTTCACAGCTGCCTGGCTCATAGGGTGaaacttaggctgtgtctacagtaGGCTTTTTGCTTTAATGCTTTCCATCACTGCTATAACCAAGGCAGTTCCATTAGTGGTAGCAGTGCTGGGAAGTGCTAGCATAAAGAGGTCTCCAGTCGGTCACTGGTGTTTTGACCACCCTGTCATctaaccctgctcaaagcagtctACAGACTACACAGTGGTTAAAAGGCCAATGATTAGAGGTCTTGAAACAGACAGGCGTAGCAGAACCGAAGTTCAGGCAGTCTGACTGGCTGCATGGCATGATGTGGACAGCATTATAAGCCAAATCTGAGTTCTTGCGTTGAGTTCAGCTGAAGTTTGCCTGGGAGAAAATCTCAGAACCTGGTCCTTTCTGAAATGCCTTGCCCTGTAATTTGACTTTGAAAAAGTCAGTTGCCTGCCTTGTGGTTTGATGTTCTCACAGTCTTGCGCATAAATCAGCAAAGCAGAAAACAACAATATGGTAGGGGATAGGAGACTCTAAAGTCTCCCTGTTGTCAATGCCTTACCGTAAATATGCAATAACTAGTAATACTTTCTATCAATACTTAAAAATGCTACAGTTTAACCCATCTAAACCACATACTGTCTTCTACagctgtggttctcaaagctggtccactgcttgttcagggaaagcccctggcgcgccggaccagtttgtttacctgccatgtctgcaggttcggctgattgcggctcccactggccacggtttgccgctccaggccaatgggggctgcgggaagcagtgcagaCCAAGGGACCTgttggctgcccttcccgcaggtAATCAAACCTGCCAAAATCAAaagcgccaggggctttccctgaacgagtctttgagaaccactgttctacagtAGTTGCCTGATAGCACTACAATAACATTCCTGTAAGACCATTGCTTTGGATCACTGCTTTAAAATACTGTAGTATATTTTTTAGTGTGTAGAATCATTGCTGTGGATCCAGTTCTAATTTTTCAAAGGAACATTATGACTtgcttatgtttgtttgttttcagcatAGAGCTCCAATGCTAGAGTTGGATGGATATGAAAGCTTTATTTACTGCTTAGTGAATGTAAAAAGTATCCTAGAGCAGTAACAGGATGATGGGGAATGCACACTTGTTCAATTACATGCAcgattagggcctgattctgcaatccaTTACTCAtgggagtagctccattgactctgATGAGGCTGTTcgtaggtgaaattcacccctgtacagAGGGCCAGCTGAGggtgtataagaacataagaatggccatatgggtcaaaccaatggttcgcctagcccaatattctgtcttccaacagtggccagtgccaggtgcttcagagggaatgaacagaacagggcaattatcaagtgatccatcccctattgttcAGTctcagcttttggcagtcagaggtttagggacacccagagcatggggttgtgtccttgaccatcttggctaatatcctACATGAACTTATGTAactcttttttgagcccagttatacttttgactgtcacaacatcccctggcaaaagactgactgtgtattgtgtgaagaagtatttccttatgcttgtttcaaacctgctgcatattaatttcattgagtgaccctagttcttgtgctatgagaaggagtaaataacacttccctattcactttctccatgccattcatgattttatagaccctatcatatctccccttagttgttATCACATTCTGGGgttcaatccagaccagtgaggggttgtgtcaccatctgccctgcaaccttgTTTGTCTCTCAattctttgctgctgtagctcccaacctgggcctctcacaaacagccaaacagcatgcaggtcacactctGAGTGTCTGTGAATAGCTGCAGctctggtccagcaactctgactccagagcctgtcagcaacacacaagccacactctggcttccagcagggtgaccccaacacacttccagtcctgcattttccccaaaaatattcTCCATgttctgcagtgtccagccctctcctgggcaatTCAGATATTATAGATCTGTTGCCCATGTACAGGGTCAATGTACTATAGTTTGCTACTCTAATTGGAGTTGCCAAAtgattcagtttaaacacaatgCTGGaaagttttgattaaagaataactcaagtttatttaactacaaagagagacattttaagtgagtacaagtataaggcattacagtcagaaatggttacaagagaaatgaagacaaaaagacaaataatgaaaatttaacaaattagACTTCGTTCAAGGTGAAATCCGTTAGCACAGGTTCCCAGCAACACTGCTGACCAAATTTTCAAGTTAGGATCTCTCACAAAGTCCCAAGGCTAGTtgctttgtcttcttaggtgaacgagagagag
Proteins encoded in this window:
- the DPT gene encoding dermatopontin → MDLVLLCVFLPLVTVAWGQYGDYNYQPYDYGGNDEWVNVYRQGFNFQCPHGQVIVAVRSTFSKKEGSDRLWNYACMPTPQSLGEPTECWWEEINRAGMQWYQTCSNNGLVAGFQSQYFPSVLDREWQFYCCRYSRKCSYSCSMTVEQPGHYGEDMDMMMYTYDHYIRGATTTFSAVERDRQWKFIICRMTDFDCQFQNL